The following are encoded in a window of Brevibacillus sp. DP1.3A genomic DNA:
- the addB gene encoding helicase-exonuclease AddAB subunit AddB — MAVQFILGRAGTGKTESIHRQMQARLREKPLGSPMILLVPEQASFQEEYALATLPELGGVMGTQVLSFGRLAHRLMQELGDLTTVPVDDLGKHMVLRMLLERHKEELNVFGRSATQPGFASQLGRLISECKSYGVSFSHSENLEWGGANLNQKIHDLRLIMNAYEAYLSEGYCDADDILNRVATMVRDSLYIKQAEIFIDGFTGFTNQELRLIEQLMQHAKQVTIALTLDPNERDASVDELGLFHPTLRTYQALTLMAHESGVSIAKPLLLTEAQRFKSSPWLRQVEQMYFQWGDPPLPDQSGRADEVTMLSAVNRRAEVEAVALKLLTLSREEGYRWKDMAILLREIGTYADEISAVFTEYGIPHFLDQKRSVMHHPLVELVRSALEVIVTRWRYDAVFRCLKTDLLLLDITDEHTARKEIDRLENYVLAHGVFGYQWAEESAWHFRGQAGAEEDAKIDELRRKYAAPLLSFEKEMKQATGKNVQEMTLALYNFLIALDVPNRLEHWQRKAENDGDLDAAQVHGQVWTGLIELMDQVVEVMGDESMDLATFARVLDSGLETIELGLVPPALDQVLIGAMERSRQPDVKALFLLGVNEGIIPLRPKEEGILDEAERERLAEMGMSLAPSAKQRLMAEPYLLYQAMTRPSERLILSCALADEEGKALLPSSVFTRIREVLPDIPHQVFYNEPTGQHEIDAFLLGHPRRVFRHLLTLLRSMKKTGELPDFWWEVYDWYIRASPDVKREQWLLSGLRYFNRPQELDLETSTTLYGKQLKMSVSRLERFQSCPFSHFSSHGLRLAERTMYKLERFDVGELFHASLKRAVEKMNEDNLEWSKLTEDNSMQLANVVVEELVPATRSSILTRTARYRYLSGKLKRAVGRAIYVLGEHAKRSRFAPVGLEVSFGPNSDLPGLALTLENGVELQLIGRIDRVDQSLDSEVPYLRVIDYKSSPKQLSLSDVWNGLNLQLLVYLDVVVANAEEWLGKKAEMGGVFYYQVADPFVTAKRLLTADEAAKERAKRLRMKGLMLADPELARMMDGYVEQGASELVPFEIKKDGTLSSRSSVATTEQFQALTSYVRDTVKQISTRMTNGEIQIEPYTNGTMTACDYCSYKPVCKFDGDAGGNEHRQLAKWNNKQIWSMLAEQQMAGEGGMTDGGSAIAGQA; from the coding sequence ATGGCAGTCCAATTTATACTGGGACGGGCAGGAACGGGGAAGACAGAATCGATTCATCGGCAGATGCAAGCCCGGCTGCGGGAAAAGCCGTTGGGTTCGCCTATGATTCTGCTCGTGCCGGAACAGGCCAGCTTTCAGGAAGAGTATGCGCTCGCTACACTGCCAGAGCTAGGCGGTGTGATGGGGACACAAGTGCTCAGCTTCGGTCGATTGGCTCACAGGCTCATGCAGGAGCTGGGCGATCTGACTACCGTGCCTGTTGACGATCTGGGTAAGCATATGGTTTTGCGTATGCTTTTGGAGAGACACAAAGAAGAGCTGAACGTATTCGGGCGCTCGGCGACACAGCCTGGGTTTGCTTCTCAGCTCGGTCGCTTGATTAGCGAGTGCAAATCGTACGGGGTATCCTTCTCCCATTCCGAGAATCTGGAGTGGGGAGGAGCCAATCTCAATCAAAAAATACATGACCTTCGCTTGATTATGAATGCGTACGAGGCTTACTTGTCAGAGGGGTATTGTGATGCGGACGACATCCTGAACCGAGTGGCCACGATGGTGCGTGATTCCCTGTACATCAAGCAGGCTGAAATATTTATCGATGGCTTTACCGGGTTTACGAATCAAGAGCTGCGCTTGATCGAGCAGTTGATGCAGCACGCCAAGCAGGTGACGATTGCGCTGACGCTTGACCCGAATGAACGTGACGCCTCTGTGGATGAACTGGGGTTGTTCCACCCTACGCTACGAACGTACCAAGCCTTGACACTGATGGCGCATGAATCGGGTGTATCAATCGCCAAGCCACTTTTATTGACCGAGGCACAGCGATTCAAGAGCAGTCCGTGGCTGCGTCAAGTCGAACAAATGTATTTCCAATGGGGAGACCCGCCGCTCCCGGATCAGTCTGGACGAGCGGACGAAGTGACGATGCTCTCAGCAGTGAACAGGCGGGCAGAGGTAGAGGCTGTGGCGCTGAAGCTCCTGACTCTGTCGAGAGAAGAAGGGTATCGCTGGAAGGACATGGCGATTTTGCTTCGGGAAATTGGGACGTACGCTGATGAGATTTCGGCTGTGTTTACCGAATACGGCATCCCGCACTTCTTGGACCAGAAGCGCTCCGTCATGCACCATCCCTTGGTAGAGCTGGTGCGCTCGGCATTGGAGGTCATTGTTACAAGGTGGCGATACGACGCTGTATTCCGCTGCTTGAAAACAGACCTGCTCCTGCTGGATATTACCGATGAGCATACAGCCCGGAAGGAAATCGACCGACTCGAAAACTACGTGCTGGCTCATGGTGTCTTTGGCTATCAATGGGCAGAAGAGTCCGCGTGGCATTTCCGTGGGCAAGCTGGTGCTGAGGAAGACGCGAAAATCGATGAGTTGAGACGCAAATACGCAGCGCCGCTCCTGTCCTTTGAAAAAGAGATGAAGCAAGCAACGGGCAAAAATGTACAGGAAATGACCCTTGCTCTGTACAACTTTCTGATCGCGCTGGATGTGCCTAACAGGCTGGAGCATTGGCAGCGAAAGGCAGAAAATGACGGTGATCTCGATGCGGCACAGGTGCACGGACAAGTATGGACGGGATTGATCGAGCTGATGGATCAGGTCGTGGAGGTCATGGGCGACGAGAGCATGGACCTGGCGACATTTGCCCGTGTGCTCGACAGCGGTCTGGAGACGATTGAATTGGGACTCGTTCCCCCGGCACTGGATCAGGTGCTGATCGGGGCCATGGAGCGCTCCCGTCAACCGGATGTCAAAGCTCTGTTTTTGCTTGGCGTAAACGAGGGCATTATTCCGTTGCGTCCAAAAGAAGAAGGGATTCTGGATGAGGCGGAACGTGAGCGCCTGGCTGAAATGGGCATGTCTCTGGCACCGAGTGCGAAGCAACGGTTGATGGCAGAGCCTTACCTGCTGTACCAGGCGATGACGAGACCATCGGAGAGGCTGATCCTGAGCTGTGCGTTGGCGGATGAAGAGGGCAAGGCACTGCTGCCCTCCTCCGTGTTTACCCGCATCCGGGAAGTGCTGCCGGATATCCCGCATCAGGTGTTTTACAACGAACCGACGGGGCAGCACGAGATAGATGCATTCCTGCTGGGACATCCGAGACGTGTGTTCCGCCATCTTTTGACGCTATTGCGATCTATGAAGAAAACGGGTGAGCTGCCAGACTTCTGGTGGGAGGTATACGACTGGTATATTCGCGCTTCTCCCGATGTCAAACGGGAGCAGTGGCTGTTGTCCGGCTTGCGCTACTTTAATCGGCCGCAGGAGCTGGACTTGGAAACAAGCACGACCTTGTACGGCAAACAACTAAAAATGAGCGTGTCACGTCTGGAGCGGTTCCAGTCATGTCCGTTCTCGCATTTCTCTTCCCACGGTCTCAGATTGGCGGAGAGAACGATGTACAAGCTGGAGCGTTTCGATGTGGGGGAGCTGTTCCACGCTTCACTCAAGCGAGCCGTTGAAAAAATGAACGAAGACAATCTGGAGTGGAGCAAGCTGACGGAAGACAATAGCATGCAGCTTGCAAACGTGGTTGTAGAAGAACTGGTTCCAGCGACTCGCAGCAGCATTTTGACGCGGACAGCCCGGTATCGTTATTTGTCCGGCAAGCTGAAGCGAGCTGTTGGCCGCGCGATTTATGTCCTTGGGGAGCATGCGAAGCGCAGCCGTTTTGCACCAGTAGGGCTGGAGGTTTCGTTTGGGCCGAATTCAGATTTGCCGGGATTGGCTTTAACGCTTGAAAATGGCGTGGAGCTTCAGCTAATCGGACGGATTGACCGCGTTGACCAATCACTGGATAGTGAGGTCCCGTATTTGCGTGTGATTGACTACAAGTCGAGTCCCAAGCAGCTGTCTCTTTCCGATGTTTGGAATGGCCTGAACTTGCAACTGCTCGTCTATCTGGATGTCGTCGTGGCAAATGCCGAGGAATGGCTAGGGAAAAAGGCCGAAATGGGAGGCGTTTTCTACTATCAGGTAGCCGATCCTTTTGTGACGGCAAAACGCTTGCTAACGGCTGACGAAGCGGCAAAGGAGCGGGCAAAGCGCTTGCGTATGAAAGGCTTGATGCTCGCAGACCCAGAGCTGGCACGAATGATGGATGGCTATGTAGAGCAAGGTGCGTCAGAGCTGGTGCCATTTGAAATCAAAAAGGACGGAACGCTTTCGTCGCGATCATCTGTGGCAACAACCGAGCAGTTCCAAGCCTTGACCTCCTATGTTCGCGATACCGTGAAGCAAATCAGTACGCGCATGACCAACGGGGAAATCCAGATCGAACCGTACACAAATGGGACGATGACCGCTTGCGATTACTGTTCGTACAAGCCAGTATGCAAGTTCGATGGAGATGCAGGCGGGAATGAGCACCGACAGCTTGCCAAGTGGAACAACAAGCAAATATGGAGCATGCTGGCAGAGCAGCAGATGGCAGGAGAAGGAGGAATGACCGATGGCGGATCAGCAATTGCAGGCCAAGCCTGA